The Acetivibrio saccincola genome window below encodes:
- the brxC gene encoding BREX system P-loop protein BrxC, whose translation MKIKKMFYRDIDRDIKGVIKIGQDDDANVHQELEEYVVTRELARHFSTFFEAYREAINNYTDKMGVWISGFFGSGKSHFLKILSYLLENKEVKGKRAISYFDDKIEDASVLADIKASGDVSADVILFNIDSKADSDSRTNKESIVNVFNKVFNEMQGFCGSLPWLADLEAQMVKEGSYEAFKSRFEELSGESWIEAREDFYFEEDNIVQALADTTKMSIEAARNWYNKAEDNYSLSVEKFANKVKEYIESKDREHHVIFLVDEMGQYIGDDVGLMLNLQTVVEDLGTYCGGKAWVIVTSQQDIDTVTKVRGNDFSKIQGRFNTRLSLSSANVDEVIKRRILYKNETAKETLKLYYADKEAIIKNLITFSTDTPEMKIFKTAEDFVDVYPFIPYQFRLLQSVFTAIRQHGASGKHLSEGERSLLSAFQEAAIKYMDKEVGALVPFSAFYETIETFLDHNIKTVFIHAEDNDRLNDMDVEVLKVLFLIKWVKEMPKNLENIATLMVSNIDEDKIELKKKIEASLDRLVKETLVQKNGNEYIFLTHEEQDVNKEIQNISIDISEIILKIGEEIYTGIYSEKKFRYNVRYHFDFNKIIDDRYMSSQKHDIGVKVITPYYDTGVELTDHELRMMSARENNLIIKLPQDTSFLEEMENILKIQTYLTRKAGTIQTEEIEEIKIRKSREVAERKDRVVSLLKEALQEADFYVNMQKIDIKSKNPVERINSGLKILIENIYDKLNYITDFIESTKELHDLLLDEDTQINIFGEEEIPNKLAIDEVLYYIERNTQRHIPITMKTLLELFSKPPYGWLPDDIRGIVIRLFKAQEIKIQLGSEYLNTSDNNLIQYMTKKDYIDRLLIKKRTKTPEKYLNNARMLIREVFNYASVPGDEDGLMIRFKELSNYELSNIRELLVRYEERNYPGKDVLERGKSLFEDILQISDATAFFEKLYEVKEELMDYEEEVFDVKKFFKNQKEQFDKALKQLNIYEKNKTYVLDSETINLVKEIETIVKSAKPYNQISKLPSLINDFVSRFAILLEEECKPVRAVIESDWNKVKDELDLYDFKDELSGKFNNKFRELLDRLDSSHNFYEAIAMKEESDRLKMRCFEEIKKTALEKSKERDIEKQPVTTGEGNGVYTPKKTVNISIANIFHGAKTIESEEDIEELLDYLRKQLKTELKENTILKLI comes from the coding sequence ATGAAAATAAAGAAAATGTTTTATAGGGATATTGATAGGGATATTAAGGGAGTTATCAAGATTGGACAAGATGATGATGCCAATGTTCATCAAGAGTTAGAGGAATATGTAGTTACTAGAGAATTGGCTAGACATTTTAGTACCTTTTTTGAGGCCTACAGAGAAGCGATTAATAATTATACTGACAAAATGGGAGTCTGGATATCAGGCTTCTTTGGTTCTGGTAAATCCCATTTCTTAAAGATTTTATCTTATCTTCTTGAGAATAAAGAGGTAAAGGGTAAACGTGCTATATCCTATTTTGACGATAAAATAGAGGATGCTTCTGTTTTAGCAGATATCAAAGCCTCAGGGGATGTAAGTGCCGATGTTATTTTATTTAACATAGATTCAAAAGCCGATTCAGATTCTAGAACTAATAAGGAATCAATAGTTAATGTATTCAATAAAGTGTTCAATGAAATGCAAGGTTTCTGCGGGTCTTTGCCATGGCTTGCAGATCTTGAAGCACAAATGGTTAAAGAAGGTTCTTATGAAGCCTTTAAGTCAAGATTTGAGGAATTATCAGGGGAATCATGGATTGAAGCAAGAGAAGATTTTTATTTTGAAGAAGATAATATAGTTCAGGCACTGGCAGATACAACTAAAATGAGTATAGAAGCAGCCCGAAATTGGTACAATAAGGCTGAAGATAACTACTCTTTAAGTGTCGAAAAGTTCGCTAATAAAGTAAAAGAATATATTGAGTCCAAGGACAGAGAGCACCATGTCATCTTTTTGGTGGATGAGATGGGTCAATACATAGGGGATGATGTAGGCTTAATGCTTAACCTGCAGACAGTTGTTGAAGATTTAGGAACTTATTGTGGGGGTAAAGCGTGGGTTATTGTAACCTCACAGCAAGATATAGATACTGTTACGAAGGTAAGGGGTAATGACTTTTCTAAAATCCAAGGCAGATTTAATACAAGGCTTAGTTTATCCAGTGCCAACGTGGATGAAGTAATTAAAAGGAGAATCCTTTATAAGAACGAAACCGCTAAAGAGACCTTAAAACTTTACTATGCAGACAAGGAAGCAATTATAAAAAATCTTATCACCTTTTCCACTGATACACCGGAAATGAAAATCTTCAAAACAGCAGAAGACTTTGTAGATGTGTATCCTTTTATACCTTATCAATTTAGATTACTGCAGTCTGTTTTTACAGCAATTAGACAGCATGGTGCTAGTGGAAAACATCTTTCAGAAGGAGAGAGGTCTCTTTTATCTGCATTTCAAGAGGCTGCTATCAAATATATGGATAAAGAAGTGGGAGCATTAGTACCATTTTCCGCATTCTACGAAACTATAGAGACTTTCTTGGATCATAATATCAAGACAGTTTTTATTCATGCGGAAGATAACGATAGGCTTAATGATATGGATGTGGAAGTACTAAAGGTCCTATTCTTAATAAAATGGGTAAAAGAAATGCCAAAGAACTTGGAAAACATTGCAACATTAATGGTTTCAAATATTGACGAAGACAAAATTGAATTAAAGAAAAAAATAGAAGCATCTTTGGACAGGCTTGTAAAAGAGACACTGGTTCAGAAAAATGGAAATGAGTATATCTTCTTAACTCATGAAGAACAGGATGTAAATAAAGAAATACAAAATATTTCAATTGATATCAGTGAGATAATATTGAAGATTGGTGAGGAAATATACACAGGAATTTACAGTGAAAAGAAGTTTCGCTATAACGTTAGATACCATTTTGATTTTAACAAAATCATAGACGATAGGTATATGTCCTCCCAAAAACACGATATAGGAGTAAAAGTAATTACCCCTTATTATGATACTGGTGTTGAACTTACTGACCATGAATTAAGAATGATGTCAGCCAGAGAAAATAATCTAATAATTAAACTACCTCAAGATACTTCTTTCCTTGAAGAGATGGAGAATATATTAAAGATACAGACCTACCTTACAAGGAAAGCAGGTACTATACAAACGGAAGAAATTGAAGAAATAAAGATAAGAAAATCAAGAGAAGTTGCTGAGCGAAAGGACAGAGTTGTATCCTTACTTAAGGAAGCATTGCAAGAAGCAGACTTCTATGTAAATATGCAAAAAATTGATATAAAATCAAAAAATCCTGTTGAAAGAATAAACAGTGGGTTGAAAATACTTATTGAAAATATCTATGACAAGTTAAACTATATTACTGATTTTATTGAAAGCACCAAAGAACTTCATGATCTATTGCTTGATGAGGATACACAGATAAATATATTTGGAGAGGAAGAAATCCCAAACAAACTAGCCATAGACGAAGTGCTCTATTATATTGAAAGAAACACTCAAAGGCATATTCCCATAACTATGAAGACCCTATTGGAACTATTTTCTAAGCCCCCTTATGGTTGGTTGCCAGATGATATTAGAGGTATTGTGATTAGATTATTTAAAGCACAGGAAATTAAGATACAATTAGGCAGCGAATATCTTAATACTTCTGATAATAACCTAATCCAATATATGACGAAAAAAGATTATATAGATAGATTGCTAATAAAGAAAAGGACTAAAACCCCTGAAAAGTATTTAAATAACGCCAGAATGTTAATTAGAGAAGTTTTCAATTATGCATCAGTACCAGGCGATGAAGATGGATTAATGATTCGTTTCAAGGAGTTATCTAACTATGAATTATCAAATATAAGAGAACTGTTAGTCCGTTATGAAGAGAGAAATTATCCCGGTAAAGATGTGTTAGAAAGAGGCAAGAGTCTTTTCGAGGACATTTTGCAGATTAGTGATGCTACAGCCTTCTTTGAAAAACTATATGAAGTAAAAGAAGAATTAATGGACTATGAGGAAGAAGTTTTTGACGTTAAAAAATTCTTTAAAAACCAAAAAGAGCAGTTTGATAAAGCCCTTAAACAACTCAATATATATGAAAAGAACAAAACCTATGTTTTAGATTCAGAAACCATAAACCTTGTTAAAGAAATAGAAACAATAGTTAAATCAGCAAAACCATATAATCAGATTTCAAAATTACCTAGTCTAATAAATGACTTTGTTAGCAGATTTGCTATCTTGTTAGAAGAAGAGTGTAAACCTGTAAGGGCTGTAATAGAAAGTGATTGGAATAAGGTAAAAGATGAACTGGATTTGTATGATTTTAAGGATGAGTTATCAGGTAAGTTTAACAATAAATTTAGGGAACTTTTGGACAGATTAGATTCATCTCACAACTTCTATGAAGCCATCGCCATGAAGGAAGAGTCAGATAGGTTGAAAATGAGATGTTTTGAGGAAATTAAGAAAACTGCCTTGGAAAAGAGCAAAGAAAGGGATATTGAAAAACAACCAGTTACCACTGGGGAAGGCAATGGAGTTTATACACCTAAAAAAACTGTCAATATAAGTATAGCCAATATATTCCATGGTGCCAAAACCATTGAAAGTGAAGAAGATATAGAAGAACTTCTTGATTATTTAAGAAAGCAATTAAAAACGGAACTAAAGGAAAATACCATATTGAAATTAATTTAA
- the istA gene encoding IS21 family transposase, with protein MRRLDMIKAREILRLKYEIGLSLREIGQACNCGKTTVSEVLKRAEKANITWPIELSDKQLMSMLYPPTNTRKSVPEPDMEYVFYEMKKKNVTLMLLWEEYKEKHPDGIMYTQFCERYRNFKKLNKISLHKHHKAGEEMEVDWAGDTLSYVDINTGELKPAYIFVSVLPASHYPFVYAYSDTKIESWIDAHVRAYEYYGGVPKITIPDNTKTAVIKPDRVEPLINRNYKEMALHYRTTIVPARAGKPKDKASDENMVGNVSRRIMAALRNRQFFSIYEINQAISEELEKFINRPFQKMEGNRKTAFEKIDKPCLQPLPATKYEYCDWVETRVAFNYHVEYKGFFYSVHYSYANHKCWVRASSKTIEVYIGNERIAVHTRNYDKFNRYRTLEEHMPEEHKAIYAWNSERFLSWAEKTGPNTRELIKKILENSDYPVQGYRACMGIMRLAKSHSAEIMETASKEAIDKNVFSFKYFNIILKQVINNSSKKQADTIIHHENVRGSSAYSGGGIYVN; from the coding sequence ATGAGGAGGCTAGATATGATAAAAGCAAGAGAAATTTTAAGGCTTAAATACGAAATAGGATTATCCCTAAGAGAAATTGGCCAAGCTTGCAATTGTGGCAAAACAACAGTATCAGAGGTGCTTAAAAGAGCAGAAAAGGCAAATATAACATGGCCAATCGAACTTAGTGATAAACAGTTAATGTCCATGCTATACCCACCTACGAACACTAGAAAATCCGTTCCAGAGCCTGATATGGAATATGTTTTCTATGAAATGAAGAAAAAGAATGTGACTTTGATGCTTTTGTGGGAAGAATATAAGGAAAAGCATCCGGATGGAATCATGTATACTCAATTCTGTGAGAGGTATAGGAATTTCAAGAAGCTGAATAAAATATCCCTACACAAACACCACAAAGCCGGTGAAGAAATGGAGGTTGACTGGGCTGGTGATACCCTGTCCTATGTAGATATTAATACAGGTGAATTAAAGCCTGCATACATTTTTGTTTCTGTACTTCCTGCAAGTCACTATCCCTTTGTTTATGCTTACAGTGATACCAAAATTGAAAGTTGGATTGATGCTCATGTAAGGGCATATGAGTACTATGGTGGGGTTCCTAAAATAACAATACCGGATAATACAAAGACTGCAGTTATCAAACCAGACCGTGTAGAACCTTTAATAAACAGAAACTACAAAGAAATGGCCTTACACTATAGAACGACCATTGTACCTGCCAGAGCAGGTAAACCAAAAGATAAAGCTTCAGATGAAAACATGGTAGGTAATGTTTCGAGAAGAATAATGGCAGCACTTAGAAATAGACAGTTTTTTAGCATATATGAAATAAATCAAGCAATTTCAGAAGAGCTAGAAAAGTTTATCAACAGACCATTTCAGAAAATGGAGGGCAACAGGAAGACGGCTTTTGAAAAAATAGATAAACCTTGTCTGCAGCCATTGCCGGCAACAAAATATGAGTATTGCGACTGGGTGGAAACAAGAGTTGCATTTAATTATCATGTTGAATATAAAGGGTTTTTCTACAGTGTTCATTACTCCTATGCAAATCACAAATGTTGGGTTAGGGCATCTTCAAAAACTATAGAAGTATATATAGGAAACGAGAGGATAGCGGTACACACCAGGAATTATGACAAATTTAATCGGTACAGAACATTAGAGGAACATATGCCCGAAGAGCATAAAGCAATTTATGCATGGAATTCTGAACGTTTTCTATCGTGGGCAGAAAAAACCGGTCCTAATACCCGGGAATTAATCAAAAAGATTCTTGAAAACAGTGATTATCCTGTTCAGGGTTATCGCGCTTGTATGGGTATTATGAGGCTTGCTAAAAGTCATTCAGCCGAAATAATGGAAACTGCCAGTAAAGAGGCTATAGATAAAAATGTTTTCTCATTCAAATATTTTAATATTATCCTTAAGCAAGTTATTAACAATTCCTCAAAGAAGCAGGCTGATACAATTATTCATCATGAAAATGTAAGAGGAAGCAGTGCTTACTCAGGAGGTGGTATATATGTTAATTAA
- a CDS encoding TIGR04540 family protein: MQKYENRTESRCKMAFLLYPTTVKMLAGEIKSACDAYLSRKIGLEELKKLVLHYANSYPEMLFNAQELNPTVLNRIGKKRANLLNKILEGYQYKL; this comes from the coding sequence GTGCAAAAATACGAAAATCGTACGGAAAGTAGGTGCAAAATGGCGTTTCTATTGTATCCAACTACAGTTAAAATGCTTGCTGGAGAAATAAAATCTGCTTGTGATGCTTACCTATCTAGGAAAATAGGGCTTGAAGAACTGAAAAAGCTAGTTTTACACTACGCAAATAGCTACCCGGAAATGCTTTTTAATGCTCAGGAGTTGAACCCTACCGTGTTAAACCGTATAGGTAAAAAGAGGGCTAATCTTTTAAATAAAATACTTGAGGGGTATCAGTATAAACTTTAA
- a CDS encoding DUF1819 family protein yields the protein MLEYKSTIKARSYLYLELKKAASLYLQGFSIDDIRQKALVENIFSLNSENRIKEIASTVSERLEALDEMLLDKLVNGNLETSKQIALYAILKTDRLFFEFMQEVYREKYLIRDYLITDKDFAIFFQRKAEQNQKVAEWKDYTFYKLKQVYKRILTEAGFVKKNKKDVEITRPLMEQELIDHLNAKGDGIYLQAMLGGI from the coding sequence ATGTTAGAATATAAGTCAACAATTAAGGCAAGATCGTATCTTTATTTAGAATTGAAAAAGGCTGCAAGCCTTTATTTACAAGGGTTTTCTATAGATGATATAAGACAAAAAGCATTAGTAGAAAATATATTTTCATTAAATTCAGAGAACAGAATTAAGGAAATTGCTTCAACCGTTTCGGAAAGACTAGAAGCCTTGGATGAAATGTTACTTGATAAATTGGTAAATGGAAATCTTGAAACAAGCAAACAGATAGCCCTATATGCTATTTTGAAAACAGACAGGCTTTTTTTTGAGTTTATGCAGGAGGTATATAGAGAGAAATACCTTATAAGAGATTATTTAATTACAGATAAGGATTTTGCTATTTTCTTTCAAAGAAAAGCAGAACAAAATCAAAAAGTGGCAGAGTGGAAAGATTATACCTTTTATAAATTAAAGCAGGTTTACAAAAGAATCTTAACTGAAGCCGGATTTGTAAAGAAGAATAAAAAAGATGTTGAAATAACCAGACCCTTAATGGAGCAAGAATTAATAGATCATTTAAATGCAAAAGGTGATGGCATATACCTGCAGGCCATGTTAGGAGGGATATAA
- a CDS encoding ATP-binding cassette domain-containing protein — protein MEDLIKLENVSKDYGGNIVLKEVNLAIRRGQSIGIIGANGSGKSTLLRVIAGLTKVTSGKRLQKNNIKINYVPEHFPKMNFTPAEYLYHIGTFQGLSKSEIEEHIEKLFDRFNMQLMKNTMIKYLSKGSMQKVAVIQSLMTKPDVLLLDEPLSGQDLESQERFVEAVQEFREEGVSIAIACHENHLIEKLADRAIVISNKTIHSSREYTTKVIQFKCEDDPILLNTLDRMDGVIKSDVLKDQVHVYVKAQYSNELLKKLLDRDCYIISVNSVMEYTD, from the coding sequence ATGGAAGATTTAATTAAACTTGAAAATGTGTCTAAAGATTATGGTGGCAATATTGTTTTAAAAGAAGTTAATTTAGCCATTAGAAGGGGACAATCCATAGGCATTATTGGAGCAAATGGTTCTGGTAAGAGTACCCTTTTAAGGGTTATTGCAGGTCTTACCAAAGTAACAAGTGGTAAGAGACTGCAAAAAAACAATATAAAAATAAATTATGTGCCGGAACATTTTCCAAAAATGAATTTTACCCCTGCTGAGTACCTTTACCATATAGGGACATTTCAGGGACTTTCAAAGTCTGAAATAGAAGAGCATATTGAAAAATTATTTGACAGGTTTAATATGCAGCTTATGAAAAATACAATGATAAAATATCTTTCAAAGGGTTCCATGCAAAAGGTGGCTGTTATCCAGTCATTAATGACAAAGCCGGATGTATTGCTTTTGGACGAGCCTCTTTCAGGACAGGACTTAGAATCTCAGGAAAGGTTTGTAGAAGCAGTGCAGGAGTTTAGGGAAGAAGGTGTTTCTATTGCAATAGCCTGCCATGAAAACCACCTGATAGAGAAGCTGGCAGACAGGGCTATTGTTATATCTAACAAAACCATACACAGCAGCAGGGAATATACAACCAAAGTTATTCAGTTTAAATGTGAAGATGATCCTATATTATTGAATACATTAGACAGGATGGACGGGGTTATTAAAAGTGATGTACTAAAAGACCAGGTTCATGTTTATGTAAAAGCACAGTATAGCAACGAGTTATTGAAAAAATTGCTGGACAGGGACTGCTATATTATATCTGTAAACAGTGTTATGGAATATACCGATTGA
- the istB gene encoding IS21-like element helper ATPase IstB gives MLINPTIEKLRDMKLKVMAQLLSDSDPALRELSFEERLGIMVEKEWESRKNSRIKRYIHKASFSINACIEDIDYTSDRKIDKKTLQTLSTCTYIIQKLNIVITGKTGSGKTFLACALGNSACRHGYTVKYYRIPELLLEIQDAKNENIYSKFMNQLQNVKLLILDDIGLKSYTLEESRDILEVAESRYNKASTILSGQIPHTHWYDLFPDPTIADAIMDRIVHNAYILALDSKKSMREVMAEKMIREAEHSD, from the coding sequence ATGTTAATTAACCCAACTATAGAAAAATTAAGAGATATGAAACTTAAAGTTATGGCTCAACTACTGAGTGATTCAGATCCGGCTTTAAGAGAGTTGTCTTTCGAGGAGAGGCTCGGTATTATGGTTGAAAAAGAATGGGAGTCAAGAAAAAACTCAAGAATCAAAAGATATATACATAAAGCATCTTTTAGTATTAATGCATGCATTGAGGATATAGACTATACTTCGGACCGGAAGATTGATAAAAAGACTCTGCAAACTCTTTCTACCTGTACCTACATTATTCAGAAATTAAATATAGTGATTACAGGAAAAACCGGAAGCGGAAAAACATTTTTAGCATGTGCATTGGGTAACAGTGCTTGCCGTCATGGTTATACCGTTAAATACTACCGTATTCCGGAACTCTTACTTGAAATACAAGATGCGAAAAATGAAAATATATATAGCAAGTTTATGAACCAGCTTCAAAATGTAAAGCTTTTGATTTTAGATGATATAGGATTAAAATCATACACATTAGAAGAAAGCAGGGATATACTTGAAGTTGCAGAAAGCAGATACAATAAAGCTTCTACGATTCTTTCCGGACAGATTCCTCATACTCATTGGTATGATTTGTTTCCTGACCCTACAATAGCAGATGCAATTATGGACAGGATAGTTCATAATGCATATATCCTTGCTCTGGACTCAAAGAAGTCTATGCGGGAGGTAATGGCTGAAAAGATGATTAGAGAAGCAGAACATAGTGATTAA
- a CDS encoding TnsA endonuclease C-terminal domain-containing protein, whose protein sequence is MAKYKRFLSENRGAGQLASYKPWLSIQDFPSKGRVSRIKGWKTNRIHHFFSDIQTRCFYMFEWDDEIVDIREHYPLLDLVEVVKDNKDLKQEFFINKEPPYILTTTFLLTLRNHKYIARTVKSSSELGKKSVLERLEIERRYWAAKQIDFGIITQKEIPTKMVKNIEWIHSSLYTYEERGLTENSLENYCNILIDKFRDNKHSIRKITSDFDKENNVSDGTGLFIFKYLLASKHIYIDMNELRIPDYPDGSSGNIRTLNRTIRTPCHLI, encoded by the coding sequence ATGGCAAAGTATAAAAGATTCCTGTCTGAAAACCGTGGTGCAGGTCAATTAGCCTCCTATAAGCCCTGGTTATCCATACAAGACTTCCCGTCAAAAGGCAGGGTTTCACGTATAAAAGGCTGGAAGACAAACAGAATACATCATTTCTTTTCAGATATTCAAACCAGATGTTTTTATATGTTTGAATGGGATGATGAAATAGTAGATATTAGAGAACATTATCCACTTTTAGATTTAGTAGAGGTGGTAAAAGACAATAAAGACCTTAAGCAAGAGTTTTTTATTAATAAAGAGCCTCCATATATACTAACAACTACATTTCTACTAACTTTACGAAATCACAAATATATTGCAAGGACAGTAAAATCATCGAGTGAGTTAGGGAAAAAGTCGGTGCTAGAAAGACTGGAAATAGAAAGAAGATATTGGGCAGCAAAACAAATTGATTTTGGCATAATTACCCAAAAAGAAATACCTACTAAAATGGTAAAAAACATAGAGTGGATACACTCAAGTTTGTATACCTATGAAGAAAGAGGCTTAACAGAAAATTCATTAGAGAATTATTGCAACATTCTAATTGATAAATTTAGAGATAATAAACATTCAATCAGAAAAATAACTTCTGACTTTGATAAAGAAAATAATGTATCAGATGGAACAGGCTTATTCATTTTTAAATACCTTCTAGCATCTAAACATATTTACATTGATATGAATGAATTGCGTATTCCGGATTATCCGGACGGCAGTTCCGGAAACATCCGGACATTAAACCGGACTATCCGGACACCTTGTCATTTAATTTGA
- the rplM gene encoding 50S ribosomal protein L13 produces the protein MKTFMAKPNEVKRKWYVVDAEGKVLGRLASEVAKILRGKHKPEYTPHVDTGDHVIILNAEKVILTGKKLDQKLYRRHSMYPGGLKEVKYRHFMAKNPEKAIEIAVKRMLPKNSLGRAMFRKLKVYRGSEHPHQAQKPEVLEINI, from the coding sequence ATGAAAACTTTTATGGCTAAGCCCAACGAAGTTAAGAGGAAGTGGTACGTTGTTGATGCTGAAGGTAAAGTACTAGGAAGGCTGGCTAGTGAAGTGGCAAAAATTCTAAGAGGAAAGCATAAGCCAGAATACACTCCACATGTTGATACAGGAGACCATGTGATAATATTAAATGCAGAAAAAGTTATTCTCACTGGTAAGAAGCTGGATCAGAAACTTTACAGAAGGCACTCCATGTATCCGGGTGGATTAAAAGAGGTTAAGTACAGACACTTTATGGCTAAAAATCCTGAAAAAGCTATTGAAATAGCTGTAAAGAGAATGCTTCCTAAAAACAGCCTCGGCAGGGCAATGTTCAGGAAGCTCAAGGTTTACAGAGGCTCAGAACATCCACACCAAGCACAAAAACCTGAAGTATTAGAAATAAATATTTAA
- the rpsI gene encoding 30S ribosomal protein S9, protein MSKVQYYGTGRRKKSVARVRLVPGNGKILINDRTLDDYFGLETLKVIVRQPLLLTDTLSKFDVLCKVSGGGFTGQAGAIRHGIARALLKVDEELRPALKKAGYLTRDPRMKERKKYGLKKARRAPQFSKR, encoded by the coding sequence ATGTCAAAAGTACAGTATTATGGTACCGGAAGAAGAAAAAAATCAGTAGCGAGAGTTAGGCTCGTTCCAGGAAATGGAAAGATTCTTATAAATGACAGAACCCTTGATGACTATTTTGGACTGGAAACATTAAAAGTTATAGTCAGACAACCTTTACTGCTTACAGATACATTAAGCAAATTTGATGTTCTTTGTAAAGTAAGCGGTGGAGGATTTACAGGTCAGGCAGGTGCTATAAGGCACGGAATCGCAAGGGCTTTATTAAAGGTGGACGAAGAATTAAGACCAGCATTGAAAAAAGCCGGTTATCTGACAAGAGACCCAAGAATGAAAGAAAGAAAGAAATACGGTCTCAAAAAAGCGAGAAGAGCTCCACAGTTCTCAAAGAGATAA
- a CDS encoding DUF1788 domain-containing protein translates to MKTIYERLDEILPIITDKRFRENKGLGNEIGYYIFDYDPEDEIIVREHIKFLKQKINNDGMDFSIREIDLYEIMIEILAEKGYLKKVFEMEKKKGTDAILKPIKNTLRLTQKNDLVVEYIRERVQENDIVFLTGVGKIWPIIRSHTILNVLHSVIDHVPLIMFYPGTYSGQDLNLFDKISDQNYYRAFKLVER, encoded by the coding sequence ATGAAGACCATTTATGAAAGGCTTGATGAAATTCTACCTATTATTACAGATAAAAGATTTAGGGAGAACAAAGGATTAGGCAATGAAATAGGCTACTATATTTTTGATTATGATCCTGAGGATGAAATCATTGTTAGAGAACATATAAAGTTCTTAAAGCAGAAAATAAATAATGATGGAATGGATTTTTCTATTAGAGAAATTGACCTTTATGAAATAATGATTGAAATATTAGCGGAAAAGGGATATTTGAAAAAAGTCTTTGAAATGGAGAAGAAAAAAGGTACAGATGCAATCCTTAAGCCTATAAAGAATACTTTAAGACTCACCCAGAAAAATGATTTAGTTGTAGAGTATATCAGAGAAAGAGTACAGGAAAATGATATTGTTTTCTTAACAGGTGTGGGGAAAATATGGCCAATTATCCGATCTCACACTATTTTAAATGTTCTACATTCTGTAATAGATCATGTACCTTTAATCATGTTTTATCCTGGAACTTATTCAGGACAAGATTTAAACCTATTTGATAAAATTTCTGACCAAAACTACTATAGGGCTTTTAAACTGGTGGAAAGATAA